A genomic segment from Vicia villosa cultivar HV-30 ecotype Madison, WI unplaced genomic scaffold, Vvil1.0 ctg.002598F_1_1, whole genome shotgun sequence encodes:
- the LOC131639350 gene encoding embryo-specific protein ATS3B-like, with product MKTLTLILTFIIITTFSHATPTLITQFQPQMNQSSMLNQTHQQNETKHSGSCNYMVNIKTSCNSPSYTKDEISLLFADAHDSQVYVPRLDDPDSGTFEQCTTNELEILGPCIKKICKLYLFRNGTDGWIPETVTAYDYDNPPVKFYYNVDIPKDAGYGYNYCDKA from the exons ATGAAAACTCTTACCTTAATTCTcacattcatcatcatcactacCTTCTCACATGCAACACCAACATTAATCACTCAGTTTCAACCACAAATGAATCAATCTTCTATGCTTAACCAAACTCATCAACAA AATGAGACTAAACATAGTGGTAGCTGCAACTACATGGTAAACATAAAGACAAGCTGCAACTCTCCATCATACACAAAAGATGAAATCAGTCTTTTATTTGCAGATGCTCATGACTCACAGGTTTATGTTCCAAGACTGGATGATCCTGATTCTGGAACATTTGAGCAGTGCACAACAAATGAATTGGAAATATTGGGACCATGTATCAAGAAAATATGCAAACTGTATCTATTTAGGAATGGAACAGATGGTTGGATTCCAGAGACTGTTACAGCATATGACTATGATAATCCACCTGTCAAATTTTACTATAATGTTGATATTCCCAAAGATGCTGGCTATGGTTACAACTATTGTGATAAAGCTTAG
- the LOC131639345 gene encoding embryo-specific protein ATS3B-like, with the protein MKVFTLILTFSIIIAFSHATPTLVTQLQLQLNQSSKLNHTEQQINEVRLMNGRGRGRGRYVDCSYLITIKTSCDSPRNSKDHIGLLFGDSIDSEIYVPRLDGPDSGPFRRCRTMSFDVKAPEPCMGEICKLYLFRNGTDGWMPETVTAYDYHYPPVIFNYNFFLSEGPGVGHNYCGKS; encoded by the exons ATGAAAGTTTTTACCTTAATACTCACATTCTCCATCATCATTGCCTTCTCACATGCAACACCAACATTAGTCACTCAACTTCAACTTCAATTGAATCAATCTTCCAAGCTAAACCATACTGAACaacaa ATTAATGAGGTTAGATTGATGAATGGTAGAGGTAGAGGTAGAGGTAGATATGTAGACTGCAGCTACTTGATTACCATAAAGACAAGCTGTGATTCTCCAAGAAATTCAAAAGATCATATTGGTCTTTTATTTGGAGACTCCATTGACTCCGAG ATATATGTTCCAAGACTAGATGGACCTGATTCTGGGCCGTTTAGGAGGTGCAGGACGATGTCATTTGATGTAAAAGCACCAGAACCATGCATGGGAGAAATATGCAAACTGTATCTATTTAGGAATGGAACTGATGGTTGGATGCCAGAGACTGTTACAGCTTATGATTATCATTACCCTCCTGTCATTTTTAACTACAACTTTTTCCTTTCTGAGGGTCCTGGAGTTGGCCACAATTATTGTGGTAAATCATAG